The genomic region attcatttttaattggtcaaaatgtatattataatagaAATCTTGTcgtaattttcttttttctttgagTTTAACTTCGtaagttatatttatatactaaaatttataaaataaatcttatatatacagacatatatatgtttatttaattgCATTTAaactattaatttttataaaagcttaatatatgtatttttaagcaattttaaaaaatcaacaTGTACTCTATTTACGTTTGGTAACTAGGAAGTTTAACATTTCACTAACTTAtctatgtataaataaacatgattatttaaagaagtgtaaaataaaaaaagtttaaagtattaaaatgtattattaaagaataataatcatCATATCTTAGATGAATAATATGCATCTGAAATTCCTCAtataaattcaattttttatatttatttttatgcattttgGCGATTCTAGATTgaaatagtaaatatatactttgtCAAgttcaataatatatttttatgtatattaataacaatttaagtaatataatattatttatgattgtaataattatatatatattggtttataatattttgtgatataaaatactttttgttataatattaagaaatcaatgaacataattaatatacatgATGTACTTAGTTTTTATTCACCCTGATGCATTAAAATAATCCACGTGAATTTTATGACAATTTTAAACGTTTTTCACTAAAGAATAATAtcacatattaaatatttaaaaaaacaaaataatcgaaaaacagaaaaaaaaaggaaatttaatttttaaaacacagaaaaaatatagaaaattattaaaaatggcGTACgatataaattagaaaatattatttttaaagtacaaaaaaacaaattgtagaaaaaacaaagaaaaaacaagatttataataaaaaaacaaatttatgaAGCTAAAATCACTGACAAAATATCACTTAGTTAATTTGTGTTTAGTGTATCCTACGATGGGAATattgtatctttttttacttaGTATTATAAGaggatatatatgtaaagtattataatcactcttttaatataatatgcaataaattaataaaatatagttttaacatttaacaaaaaaattatataatattcattgtGATCAAATGAGTAATTTTCTTGTAGGgtcaatataatattataattattattcggttatattttattacatgtatgctattttttaaaattataatttaataatttccaATTATCAAACTGTATTCAGAAAtaccaaaatatattatactttattaaaaaaaattttttgagaAATCATccttaattattattattattttttaaattaatgacTTCCTAGGttgtacatttttctttgttatattgaacttttttttttacttttagaaaataatcTTGGAGCATTTCTCATTGTaagattattatttaatatttaatgaatatatggaagagaagataaaatatgtttcttCTGTGGAATGTATCTTAATATACAAACAGTGGTACTGATAATATCTATATCTTTTGTAGAAAAATTcggtaaaatttttatgtattatataaacatgaaCATGCTATTTCGTGCGATGAAAATCATGGTACATGTTTGGTATTTTGGTTTGATGATCAATTAATAAATATCCTTTTGAAAACAATTGCCTTATTAAAGTggataattattatttagaataaaaagtaaaataatatataaaatatatatagcatccattttgttttattcaacattaatattttatattatgtggAACAAATAGAAAAGACGGAACACAGTCATTAAGATTTAACGACATAtgtaaaatacaaaatgtttacataaagggcataaaataataattaaaaaggaataaacaCTAACAATTGagttaaagtaaaaattgttaataaataaatgttaaaCATAGTTTTGTTTATATTGTGATACAAGCCGTTCTCTGTTacatattcatttaataGTGAATAAATTGtatcattttgaaaaattaaagtttctatataaacaattattctcttgtgtaaaaaatataaaaaaattagttttatatttatttaaaaataggaAGCATTGGTAACcgttttttttcaattataaaatgttataattagTATGTAacgaaaatttataaatcttcaatacacatatttacacaaaaaggataactataaaatattataatattatatccttatgtttttaagtatatatttaaatataaataaacaaattaaaaacaatgttaaaaattattaactcAGTAAAGCTAATAGTCAAAATATAACTATGgtataataattacaatacaaataattattaattttgctacatatataaataaaaagaataaataatttaagaatGTATACTTTCATATAGAAGATATaaagtattaattttataagcaaaaatctaaaaacataaaatgtCTATTTACATTAGGGGAAATAAAAACAGTGttatcaaattttttagataaaaattgaaacaaatatatttcacGTATCACGGGTAAAAAAAgagtttacatatatatatatattattagatatatgtaattttatgtataatagtATAACATAatcaatttaaatatttccaaGGAACATTCTTTCGTATTATTCTAACAGGATTTCATAagtttacttatatatattttatttgttgtaATTACATTTCTACATAATTTACATTAATTTATAGGCAACATGAactaatgataaaataaatattggaattgttatgaatataaatgGCGACAAAGCAGATGTACTTACCTGAAAATACCATGataataatgcaaaaaataataatgcagTAATGGATAATATAAGTggtttataaattttaatcaaattttgtaatttttttttaaatgcacCAATAGATTTACTTGATCTTTCATATTCAATTTCCAATGGTTTTAATACTTTTGTTGTATTCATTGAATCTACCTTccttacaatttttttttttaaaggtgatgtatttttttctgttgtCTTATATTCTTTCAATTGGAACAGTTTTtctatacttttatattcaGTATCAGTATCGCTatcatttattaatgaatCATAGGAACTTTCaagattatttttatttataaatgaattagATGATTTGGGAATTTTTTCATCAAAAtaagatattttaaaattttctggCAGActtattttttgcattaaTGCATTTAATCTAtttccaaaaatatattcatcttCCTCTACTATTTTCATTGCTTTCTCTTTTAAGTATGTGTATCTCTTTTGGAAATCTATATCTGTTTCCCCATATAGTAATCTTCTTTCCCTTgaatttattgttttatttagaTTTGTTTTCCTAATCCATGATTTTCcagatatatttttctaaaagtttgagtatatatttaatatttaaaaaaatattagtacgtttgtataaataaaatattaatttaaaaaagaaaacgtaagattaatataaattaataaaaattactttaaataattattatcataccACATAGGAATACTGATATATCcatattaataaagaaaatgaaagaaCTTTGGTAAAggagaaatatttattcatttgttcTATCATGTAGAACTTAATTATATAGTCTAAATCTTTGTAACcgtataatatttatctgcataaaatttttgattatataatatttaattcgATATATAGTTACAAtgttactttattatttaccacctctttaaaatttaaaactttttatatatctttaatgaaagatgataaataaaataaatatattcaaataaaagaagaaaaaaatgcattaaataaaaatattattacttttctATGTcgaaattttaattaaaaaaatataattagaaTGTAAgctttaaaagaatattaaaaaaaagttaattttataacaataattcaaataatacattctgtaatataaaatttaattcaaaaaatgtttatattatacattttatggaaatttataaaaattttctctaATTTCATTATGAGGATTGATAAAACGTAACAACATTAcagaatatgaaaaatattaatcttAGAAATTATACCAATTTAAGTGTACCTTTTACagttaaaataatgaaaaatacttTTAAGTTATCTATAGAcgtgaaaaaatatattaaaacaatttgaaaataaagcataataatcataaaaaaaaaatatatatatatataaatattatatatataataatattattatgttttaatagAAATTAATATGCAGcatatatgatattaaaataattgtatattaCAACCAAAAATGCTCAATAAATTCATAGTAACAAAATATACGTTATTTTAATTGAcgttactattattgttataatatataagattaattaatgttacatttttattaaataatttaaagcataattttcttatatgGTGTGTTTgcttaattttcatttaaattaattcaaaaatttcaataatacaacatataatattatactaaaaaaaaacgaGCACGCacaaaatatttcatttaaattcttgagattattatagaaatatataatcaaaaaaataaagaaaaaaaaatatatttaataaatcatttttatatgttgaaaattttataataaattataaatgagTAATTAAATGACACTTTCATGATACTTAAAAATTAGTTTATTACCTATttaacattaaataataaaagagaataattataataagataaaatttGGGGttcacaaaaataaaatatttcagtaatattaaaaatgtgaactaaaaaaaatgaatcaaCACAACTggtaataaacaaattattggttaaatcatttatattttttttacagttTAGTATAAAAtgtcaatatttttttcgcctaattattcataataactatttttttaaattaaatgaaatattataaatatatatcagatttctaatatatttttactgtataaaaaattagtaaagaATGGATTTAATTCGCATTTTATACCATTCATTcagtttaaaataaattatatattactatgtttattaattttattcatttacaCAGACAAgttcattttataatatatataattatatgctggtaaaatttttttttttaaatatttggatttttaattatacataaattgaTATTAACTGTTTCGTTaagatattttataatttatttttattacatatataatgaattttgtatattatttatatatttttttttaaataaatccATTTAGGATAAAATTCCACCAtgaatatctatatatttagtgaaaacattatttatatttttaatatattgaatacatttatatatttttatttaaaattatattagttTTGGGGGACTTCTTGCAAGCAGTCATTATACAagtaaatgaataaaaaaaaattattttttaaaattaataaaaatgtttagtttgtaaaattatttttcacgaagattcttaaaaataaagtttttaACTGTTTAAGGTATATTTATGCGTGTGCCGCttaacaatatttttcaGTAATTTACGGTACATATATCCGCAATATCATATAATGAACCTTAACTTACCTTGTAATTCACGTGTTCATAACGTGGGTATGTTATAAGACATTGTGAATATggattatatataacttaaggaaatttctttatttattaatttttttatataacgtAAGAATTACTCAATTATAATGCacaaaaaaagttatttaactctttgaatatttttattcttggTAGCAtttcaattaaaatattggaaaataatatatattaaaatgaaacTGGTTgtgataaaaatttatatggaGTAAtcttttaatgtatatatatatatatataaaggaaCATTTATGTAAGGccataatttttgttttagcGTTATTATTGTGAGAACCTGGTTATCAATGTTATATGTTAATCTAAcatagatataaaaaaacagtgtacaattaaaaaatgtaaataaataaatcttATCTTATAATTCTAGAGAaagatattatttattaataagtaaaataaaaagaatttattaatattttataaatcaatatgctaatatttaataaataaatttttttttatatatatatacattaaaatttttctgtttttgttgaataaattattaatattacattataaaaataaaaagaattatatataaatgatatattttttaaattaatatgtttttatctttatatttcacgattatttttcctttttatattactcaTTATtgtataaacttttttttgttgttctaTCTCggtattacaaaaattaaaaagtttgTTTCATCGAAAccatttcatttcatttgaatattgttcgaatatattttgaatgttcctttataagaatttaatatgtattgtattattatatgaaggGATTTTCTTATCTTATATGTGTAAAGGGTATATACCTTTGTACCGTTTTCTCTTATCCAATCGTCCATTTTTTGTCTAAATTAATCATACTCTTTATaactataaattttcaaatatttattacctTCTAAAACGGTGTTGTTTCGTTTCAATTATGTCTTCAGTAAATTGTGTTTTtctatttgaattttttccTGTCTTACATTGTTTTATACAACTACCCAGATGTGATCCACTATTTTCTATGTATTCCTCCATTTTGCATTCTTTTAATACCATAATATGTACTAACATACAcagtttttatattaattttttccttatatatttatatagttcTTCATAGCGCATATTGTTCTCTAATATTTCTGTATTTTTCAATGGTAAAGGATCTTTATTTCCTTCATTTTCATGTTCATATGAAATATTCTATAATTCCCCAGTAAATCTTTTAAATCCGTATTTCTCcatataatgttttataatCTTACACCTTTTTGATATCGAATGTCCCCAGATatttttctctctttttaaaaatggaaCTTTTTGATTTTCATAAGAAgatttctttattaattcttGTATTTCTTGCATGTAAGctagtttttttttccatttatttttcagCTTATTAAactattcttttcttttcagTTTTTCGAAAGGTTTCTGTGTTTTTCTGTCAATTTattccataattttttttgtttttcattataattgctacttttaatatttttccattattattttatcatttgttAAATCATTGTATGTTTTATGTTCTTCTTTCGAGAATTTgtctaaaaatatttctaagAACTGTTCTTTGTTTAATTCACATTCTTCTTTACTGCGTTCTTCTAATACTtccatatgtatttatataatcgTTTTGAAACTGTCCTTTTTTTGCTTTGACGATATTACATTTTACTGCATATCaagtttatgtatttttatagtttttattATCTCTTAATCACCATATATTGgatcttttaaataataatgtattaaaaaCTTACTTTTCCTGAGAGAATATGAAGGtcttaatattattagtagtttatgttttctctttcttg from Plasmodium malariae genome assembly, chromosome: 11 harbors:
- the PmUG01_11062000 gene encoding Plasmodium exported protein, unknown function → MNKYFSFTKVLSFSLLIWIYQYSYVKNISGKSWIRKTNLNKTINSRERRLLYGETDIDFQKRYTYLKEKAMKIVEEDEYIFGNRLNALMQKISLPENFKISYFDEKIPKSSNSFINKNNLESSYDSLINDSDTDTEYKSIEKLFQLKEYKTTEKNTSPLKKKIVRKVDSMNTTKVLKPLEIEYERSSKSIGAFKKKLQNLIKIYKPLILSITALLFFALLSWYFQVSTSALSPFIFITIPIFILSLVHVAYKLM